Proteins encoded in a region of the Atopobium sp. oral taxon 416 genome:
- a CDS encoding BglG family transcription antiterminator, whose amino-acid sequence MGEIHFGSGGLIMLPDDFQRVESLLPVRDNVAYKMSSDERKSLGAAILIGANSYVTLADIAERFSVSRASILNDLDGIKQIVSSAGLKVESKPSRGLRVHGPESLKRTFLVNFLDVRSPIVEQWLHFPENSSIRDDTIIVKKILNEQCHAYGLFMPDATFLKATNSLCISVMRNRSSQFLEMLEEKDENGADYIDEVGDFERSVISYVSQYCNVEMSREEEVYFSSLLKSLRFHGDQQFNLDNLQVQKITRAFIRRISEEIAVDLNGDYDLFEYLSNHLESMFTTEPSHFPENPALREVVEDQPIILAAVKKNLSILEEFAGREISPIETMYIALHICAALERRKNRGVRPRVVVVCDGGVGTSQLLAEELRGRFDIKIVKVMPAHDVPYIDTYRTDLVISTVPLDNCPVDSVLIKLPMNDREYRRVRERLNRIAASSDRVLDDRPEDFTAQRLLEHLEPIIRRLAPENDDLLKEIRLEVRRYFREAQQLEDQIIAPYLHQLLPPSHIRINVEASDWREAIRESAQPLLEMGYIEERYVDAMIEDAEKYGPYMALSPGVAIPHSSPENGTIKMGMSMVRLVNPVNFGSESNDPVEFIFTLSAVDRKTHLRAFANLIDMVSKPDIEFLEKLRKTNTAEEASRIIENCEFQLVS is encoded by the coding sequence TTGGGCGAGATTCATTTTGGTTCCGGTGGCTTAATTATGCTTCCGGATGACTTTCAGCGCGTCGAAAGCCTGCTTCCAGTGCGTGACAATGTTGCCTATAAGATGTCGAGCGACGAAAGAAAGTCGCTTGGAGCTGCGATTCTCATCGGAGCAAACTCCTATGTGACCTTAGCGGATATTGCGGAGCGCTTCTCTGTCAGCAGGGCTTCGATACTGAATGATCTCGATGGTATCAAACAGATAGTTAGCAGCGCAGGGCTAAAGGTTGAGTCGAAGCCAAGCCGCGGACTTCGAGTACACGGACCAGAGAGCCTAAAGAGAACGTTCCTCGTGAATTTCCTTGACGTGCGCTCTCCAATCGTGGAACAGTGGCTCCACTTTCCCGAAAACTCGTCAATTCGAGACGATACGATAATTGTGAAAAAGATTTTAAATGAGCAGTGTCATGCATACGGTTTGTTTATGCCGGATGCTACCTTTCTCAAGGCAACCAATTCTCTCTGTATCAGCGTGATGAGGAACCGATCATCTCAGTTTCTAGAGATGCTCGAGGAGAAGGATGAAAATGGAGCAGATTATATAGATGAAGTTGGAGACTTCGAACGGAGTGTCATTTCATACGTCTCTCAGTATTGCAACGTCGAAATGAGCCGAGAAGAGGAAGTTTACTTCTCTTCCCTTCTCAAGTCTCTACGTTTCCATGGTGACCAGCAGTTCAATCTTGACAATCTTCAGGTTCAAAAGATTACTCGGGCATTCATTCGTCGTATCTCTGAGGAGATTGCTGTCGATTTAAACGGGGATTATGACCTCTTCGAATACCTGTCGAACCACTTGGAGTCGATGTTTACTACGGAACCTTCTCACTTCCCGGAAAATCCAGCTCTTCGCGAGGTAGTTGAGGATCAGCCAATTATTTTGGCAGCCGTAAAGAAGAACCTCAGTATTCTTGAAGAATTTGCCGGTCGGGAAATTTCACCGATTGAGACGATGTACATCGCCTTGCATATTTGTGCAGCGCTCGAGAGGAGGAAGAATCGCGGGGTACGTCCGAGAGTTGTTGTTGTATGTGATGGGGGCGTTGGTACCTCGCAACTGCTCGCAGAAGAGCTTCGGGGCAGATTTGACATAAAAATCGTCAAGGTAATGCCCGCACACGATGTCCCATACATCGACACTTATCGAACGGATCTCGTGATCTCAACGGTTCCGCTGGACAACTGCCCAGTGGACTCCGTCCTCATCAAGCTTCCTATGAATGATCGCGAGTATCGCAGGGTAAGGGAGCGTCTAAACAGAATCGCTGCGTCTTCTGATCGAGTACTAGACGACCGTCCTGAGGATTTTACAGCACAGAGACTACTTGAACATCTGGAGCCAATCATCAGACGCTTAGCTCCAGAGAATGACGATTTGCTCAAAGAGATTCGCCTTGAGGTGAGGAGATATTTTCGGGAGGCACAGCAACTCGAGGATCAAATCATTGCTCCGTATCTTCACCAACTTCTGCCACCGAGTCACATCAGAATTAACGTCGAAGCTTCCGATTGGCGCGAGGCCATCAGAGAATCTGCTCAGCCGCTGCTCGAAATGGGTTACATAGAAGAACGATATGTGGATGCAATGATTGAAGATGCCGAGAAGTATGGACCCTATATGGCACTGTCGCCCGGTGTGGCTATTCCCCACAGTTCTCCAGAGAACGGCACGATAAAAATGGGAATGAGTATGGTACGACTAGTTAATCCCGTGAACTTCGGGAGTGAAAGTAATGATCCTGTTGAGTTCATCTTCACGTTGAGTGCTGTTGATCGAAAGACGCATTTACGTGCCTTTGCAAACCTCATAGATATGGTTTCAAAACCTGATATTGAATTCCTCGAAAAGTTAAGGAAGACCAATACTGCAGAAGAGGCTTCACGAATAATCGAGAATTGCGAATTTCAGCTTGTGAGCTAA
- a CDS encoding transposase: protein MPRSDELAISASGEQETLQLMGMPSKQSTMGERQALPAGILNSVTCVIHTSLKTIACDMNADFGRAFLKRFPHLDIVYDCFHLIKNFNEKVICKVRKDKQARLKEEGDSEATRALKHSTYILMSCADTRKRKERGACAGKVVLRGSALFGKQEALQKGGTRKRYEYLISQNELLAACDIVDEMLVQAYSCTDADEMRAAMERIVDTCRCTKDRHFARVARLVESHMEGIVAHARHQISSGKVEGTNQMIKTLRRAG, encoded by the coding sequence GTGCCGAGAAGCGACGAGTTAGCCATCTCGGCATCGGGAGAGCAGGAGACGCTCCAGCTTATGGGTATGCCGTCGAAGCAGTCGACTATGGGAGAGAGGCAGGCCTTGCCGGCAGGGATCCTGAATTCCGTGACGTGCGTAATTCATACCTCGTTGAAGACAATCGCCTGCGACATGAACGCGGACTTCGGGCGCGCATTCCTTAAGAGGTTCCCGCACCTGGACATCGTCTACGACTGCTTCCATCTCATCAAGAACTTCAACGAGAAGGTCATCTGTAAGGTCAGGAAGGATAAGCAGGCAAGGCTTAAGGAGGAGGGCGACAGCGAGGCCACGCGTGCCCTCAAGCACTCCACATACATCCTTATGTCCTGTGCCGACACCAGGAAGAGGAAGGAGCGCGGTGCATGCGCCGGCAAGGTGGTCTTAAGGGGAAGCGCCCTCTTCGGCAAGCAGGAGGCCCTGCAGAAGGGAGGGACCAGGAAGCGCTACGAGTACCTCATATCCCAAAACGAGCTCCTTGCCGCCTGCGACATCGTAGATGAGATGCTCGTACAGGCCTATTCGTGCACCGATGCGGATGAGATGCGCGCTGCCATGGAGAGGATCGTGGACACGTGCCGCTGCACGAAAGACAGGCACTTCGCCAGGGTTGCCCGCCTCGTGGAGAGCCACATGGAGGGAATAGTCGCGCATGCCAGACACCAGATATCCTCGGGGAAGGTGGAAGGCACCAACCAAATGATCAAGACGCTCAGGAGGGCAGGCTAG
- a CDS encoding IS3 family transposase, with product MVDCFDGIPISWSVSCSPDAEMANSSLLGTCSQLGEDEHPIVHSDRGCHYRWPGWIGICSEYGLRRSMSRKGSSPDNARAEGLFGRLKVEFFYGCDWTGVTMERFMELLDEYLVWYRDEKIKSDLGYRSPMQYRKDLGLAA from the coding sequence ATAGTCGACTGCTTCGACGGCATACCCATAAGCTGGAGCGTCTCCTGCTCTCCCGATGCCGAGATGGCTAACTCGTCGCTTCTCGGCACATGCAGCCAGCTCGGGGAGGACGAGCATCCGATCGTCCACAGCGACCGCGGCTGCCACTACAGGTGGCCCGGATGGATCGGCATCTGCAGCGAATATGGCCTCAGGAGATCGATGTCGCGCAAGGGCTCAAGCCCCGACAATGCCAGGGCGGAGGGACTGTTCGGAAGGCTGAAGGTGGAGTTCTTCTACGGATGCGACTGGACGGGAGTCACGATGGAGAGGTTCATGGAGCTTCTGGACGAGTATCTGGTATGGTATCGGGACGAGAAGATCAAGAGCGATCTCGGATACAGGAGCCCCATGCAGTACCGGAAGGATCTGGGGCTGGCAGCGTAG
- a CDS encoding GntR family transcriptional regulator produces MLLKLDFSDTTPIYRQVRNQIVRAIAEGELAPGERLPTVRALASECGINVMTASKAYQLLKQEGHVQGDRHGGTFVAEPDAGSGPSPAAVESLRLSLDELVAGGMSSEDVLALCGHLLDEASSRRDRSLQ; encoded by the coding sequence ATGCTCCTGAAGCTGGACTTCTCAGACACGACCCCTATCTACCGGCAGGTCCGGAATCAGATCGTGCGGGCCATAGCGGAAGGCGAGCTTGCACCGGGCGAGCGTCTCCCGACCGTCCGAGCCCTCGCATCGGAGTGCGGCATCAACGTCATGACCGCAAGCAAGGCCTACCAGCTCCTCAAGCAGGAAGGGCACGTACAGGGAGACCGGCACGGCGGCACCTTCGTAGCAGAACCGGACGCTGGATCAGGTCCCAGCCCTGCCGCCGTGGAGTCGCTGCGGCTGTCGCTGGACGAGCTCGTAGCGGGCGGCATGTCGAGTGAGGACGTGCTTGCGCTCTGCGGACACCTCCTGGACGAAGCTTCCTCTCGAAGAGATAGGAGTCTGCAATGA
- a CDS encoding DUF5808 domain-containing protein: MSSVSAIWLLCCWLPIPIWLTLRNSARFKKNIAVGVTLPREAQGDEQVTAILSGYRRWQLACAAALVTIALAGAVVGSVRTLAGPLAVCWSIWVLVACIAPEVVFALANARLAALKGERGWRHRGESGDQRITVADITTAAQPPMRTSNAWFLLSVAASLAPVLLDRGSLPVYLLSAVGALATWAIFRWCYRDRSEVVDANEALTQALTRIRRRAWGHVGLVAAASFALMSWLQLLFQGSPTLYLVSMVLLTAALVITSFAAEMRVRGLQERLTRGSGEGFYVDEDDHWVFGLLYFNPDDSSLMVNDRVGVGTSINFARPAGKAIAAALALALLCLPLTGVFIAEELSAPVTLELSGQTVRANHAMTDYEVAVGDVASVEVLDRLPDMTRTFGGSADTFLEGDFSSEEYGPLKVCLNPEAGPWLLVRTKDGTAYLLGANDPAQTTAALEELEANER; the protein is encoded by the coding sequence ATGAGTTCCGTTTCCGCAATCTGGCTTTTGTGCTGCTGGCTTCCCATCCCCATATGGCTCACGCTCAGGAACAGCGCCCGCTTCAAGAAGAACATCGCAGTGGGAGTGACGCTGCCGCGCGAGGCACAGGGAGACGAACAGGTCACGGCAATCCTCTCGGGTTATCGCCGCTGGCAGCTCGCCTGCGCCGCCGCGCTTGTAACCATCGCCCTGGCGGGCGCCGTCGTGGGGTCAGTTCGCACGCTTGCGGGGCCGCTCGCCGTCTGCTGGAGCATTTGGGTCCTCGTCGCCTGCATCGCCCCCGAGGTCGTCTTCGCGCTCGCAAACGCAAGGCTTGCCGCCCTGAAGGGCGAACGCGGGTGGCGGCACAGGGGGGAGAGTGGAGATCAGCGCATCACGGTGGCCGACATCACCACGGCTGCCCAGCCCCCGATGCGCACCTCGAACGCTTGGTTTCTCCTCTCCGTCGCAGCCAGCTTGGCGCCTGTGTTGCTCGACCGCGGGAGCTTGCCGGTCTACTTGCTCTCCGCTGTCGGCGCGCTCGCAACGTGGGCGATCTTCCGCTGGTGCTACCGCGACCGCAGCGAGGTAGTGGACGCCAACGAGGCTCTCACACAGGCGCTCACGCGCATCCGGAGACGCGCCTGGGGGCACGTGGGCCTAGTCGCGGCCGCATCGTTCGCGCTCATGAGCTGGCTGCAACTCCTCTTCCAGGGCTCGCCCACCTTGTACCTCGTGAGCATGGTTCTGCTCACCGCGGCCTTGGTCATCACCTCCTTCGCGGCCGAGATGCGCGTGCGGGGCCTTCAGGAACGCCTCACAAGGGGCAGCGGGGAGGGGTTCTACGTCGATGAGGACGACCACTGGGTCTTTGGGCTCCTCTACTTCAACCCCGACGACTCCAGCCTCATGGTGAACGACCGCGTAGGAGTCGGCACGTCGATCAACTTCGCGCGGCCCGCTGGAAAGGCGATAGCGGCGGCGCTCGCGCTCGCGCTGCTCTGCCTGCCCCTGACCGGCGTGTTCATCGCCGAGGAGCTGTCGGCGCCGGTCACGCTGGAGCTCTCCGGACAAACGGTCCGCGCGAACCATGCGATGACGGACTACGAGGTCGCTGTCGGCGACGTGGCTTCCGTCGAGGTGCTTGACCGGCTCCCAGATATGACGCGCACGTTCGGAGGCTCCGCGGACACCTTCCTTGAGGGTGACTTCTCGAGTGAGGAGTACGGGCCTCTCAAGGTGTGCCTGAACCCCGAAGCGGGCCCGTGGCTCCTTGTGCGCACGAAGGACGGCACAGCCTACCTCCTGGGAGCGAACGACCCTGCCCAGACAACTGCTGCCCTTGAGGAGCTTGAGGCAAACGAGCGCTAA
- the gyrA gene encoding DNA gyrase subunit A, giving the protein MAYNNDDRPGNNTPGTNDQDNDNRPPRDEDENTQNGDEYTDSDDTGDTDDSDLSDDEGGEEGDGEDTEISLGGANISHTLSDEAGTRLDLSDIHGGSLKPDDMAQEMRTSFLEYSMSVIVARALPDVRDGLKPVQRRILYAMNEAGITPNKPHKKSAWTVGEVMGKYHPHGDSSIYDAMARMTQDFSMRLPLIDGHGNFGSIDGDPPAAMRYTESRLTRSAMEMLADLNKDTVDMQPNYDESLMEPSVLPAGFPNLLVNGSNGIAVGMATNIPPHNLKEVVDAVCLLIDDPDASLDEIMKVLPGPDFPTGGIIMGTDGIRQAYETGRGTITTRARVHIEQKKNGRQRLVVTEIPYQVNKGLLQEKIAQAVNEKKIEGISDLRDESNRKGMRIVIDLKTNAVPQVVLNNLYKHTQIQNNFPIIDIALVDGVPRTLPLKSMLQYYIDHRFDVVTRRTTYDLNRAKKRVHVLEGLLIAVDNIDEIVHIIRSSHDDAEAKRRMNERFDIDDIQGEAILQMRLRRLTGLARDELVAQIDELHKQIAYYEDLLSHKEKIYGVIKDELHVVSDKYADKRRTTISDREAVNLDVEDLIAEEDMVITFTHDSYVKRLPVATYRSQKRGGKGIRGVSLKDNDFVEDVFVASTHDYILFFTNRGKVYRLKVHELPVGSRNSRGTAIVNLLPLAEGEHPTAVITCRDFPADEYLIFATKNGIVKKTAMSEYDRTRHDGLVAINLKQNDELINVRRVKKGEKIILVTTNGKAILFDESDCRHMGRAAGGVRGITLKSDARVLGMEISNGNGDLFVITENGYGKRTPVKEYPQHKRGGQGVQTIAMTKKKGKLVACRVVGPQHELLIVSEEGVMIRVRSTEVPLLKRVTQGVKIMNLLGNDHVSAVARMIAHKKRAPKRDSNQIALNLEVVGAKDADEGEPIDVGGEEEIDEDSLEGDSDE; this is encoded by the coding sequence GTGGCTTATAACAACGATGATCGCCCGGGCAACAACACCCCAGGGACCAACGATCAGGACAACGACAATCGGCCGCCCCGCGACGAGGACGAAAACACGCAAAACGGCGATGAGTACACCGACTCAGACGACACTGGTGACACAGACGACAGTGATCTCTCCGACGATGAGGGGGGAGAAGAGGGCGACGGCGAGGACACTGAGATAAGTCTCGGCGGCGCCAATATCTCCCATACCCTTTCCGATGAAGCGGGTACCCGTTTGGACCTCTCTGATATTCACGGCGGCTCCCTCAAGCCGGACGATATGGCCCAGGAGATGCGGACTTCCTTCTTGGAATACTCCATGTCCGTCATCGTCGCCCGTGCACTCCCGGATGTTCGGGACGGCTTAAAGCCGGTGCAGCGCCGTATCCTCTACGCCATGAACGAAGCGGGCATTACTCCCAATAAGCCTCACAAGAAGTCCGCGTGGACCGTCGGTGAGGTTATGGGCAAGTATCACCCACACGGCGACTCCTCCATCTACGACGCAATGGCTCGTATGACACAGGATTTTTCCATGCGTCTGCCGCTGATCGACGGCCACGGTAACTTTGGTTCAATCGATGGTGACCCACCAGCGGCTATGCGTTACACCGAGTCCCGCCTGACCCGTTCTGCGATGGAGATGCTGGCGGACCTCAACAAGGATACCGTCGACATGCAGCCAAACTACGATGAGTCCCTGATGGAGCCCTCAGTCTTACCTGCCGGCTTTCCGAACCTGCTCGTCAATGGTTCCAACGGTATCGCGGTCGGTATGGCCACTAATATCCCACCCCACAACCTCAAAGAGGTCGTGGATGCGGTGTGCCTTCTGATCGACGATCCGGATGCCTCGCTCGATGAGATCATGAAGGTCTTACCCGGTCCGGATTTCCCGACCGGCGGCATCATTATGGGCACCGACGGCATCCGCCAGGCTTATGAGACCGGCCGCGGGACCATCACCACCCGTGCACGTGTCCACATCGAGCAGAAGAAGAACGGCCGCCAGCGTTTGGTGGTCACCGAGATCCCGTATCAAGTCAACAAAGGCCTTCTGCAGGAGAAGATTGCCCAGGCAGTCAATGAGAAGAAGATAGAGGGCATCTCAGACCTGCGCGATGAGTCCAACCGTAAGGGCATGCGTATCGTTATCGACCTCAAGACGAATGCAGTGCCGCAAGTCGTGCTCAATAACCTGTATAAGCACACGCAGATCCAGAACAACTTCCCCATAATCGATATCGCCCTAGTCGATGGGGTACCGCGTACCCTGCCTCTGAAGTCGATGCTGCAGTACTACATCGACCACCGCTTCGACGTCGTGACCCGTCGCACCACCTATGATCTGAACCGTGCCAAGAAACGCGTTCACGTCTTAGAGGGCCTGCTGATCGCGGTCGACAACATCGACGAGATCGTCCATATCATCCGCTCCTCACACGACGATGCAGAGGCTAAGCGTCGCATGAACGAGCGCTTCGATATCGACGATATACAGGGCGAGGCTATCCTGCAGATGCGCCTGCGCAGACTGACCGGCCTAGCCCGCGATGAACTCGTGGCACAGATCGATGAGCTCCACAAACAGATCGCCTACTACGAGGACCTACTGAGCCACAAGGAGAAGATCTACGGTGTGATAAAGGATGAGCTGCACGTGGTCTCCGACAAATATGCGGACAAGCGCAGAACCACGATCTCTGACAGAGAAGCAGTCAACCTCGATGTTGAGGATCTGATCGCGGAAGAGGATATGGTCATTACCTTCACACATGACTCCTACGTGAAGCGCCTTCCGGTCGCAACCTACCGCTCTCAGAAGCGGGGTGGCAAAGGGATCCGCGGTGTGAGCCTCAAAGACAACGACTTCGTCGAGGATGTCTTTGTGGCTTCCACGCACGACTACATCCTGTTCTTCACGAACAGGGGTAAGGTCTACCGTCTCAAAGTCCATGAGCTTCCGGTGGGTAGCAGAAACAGCCGCGGTACCGCGATCGTCAACCTCCTGCCTCTGGCAGAAGGAGAGCATCCTACCGCAGTCATAACCTGTCGCGATTTTCCGGCTGATGAGTACCTGATCTTCGCGACGAAGAACGGCATCGTCAAGAAGACTGCGATGAGCGAATACGACCGTACCCGCCACGACGGCTTGGTCGCGATCAACCTGAAGCAGAACGACGAGCTGATCAACGTTCGCCGCGTGAAGAAGGGTGAGAAGATCATCCTCGTCACCACCAACGGCAAGGCGATCCTCTTTGACGAGTCTGATTGCCGCCACATGGGTCGTGCAGCTGGCGGTGTTCGTGGTATCACCCTCAAGAGTGATGCTCGGGTACTCGGCATGGAGATCTCCAACGGCAACGGTGACCTCTTCGTTATCACTGAAAACGGCTACGGTAAACGTACCCCGGTGAAGGAATACCCGCAGCACAAGCGCGGTGGACAGGGTGTGCAGACGATTGCGATGACAAAGAAGAAGGGCAAGCTCGTGGCCTGCCGCGTCGTGGGTCCGCAGCATGAACTTCTGATTGTCTCCGAAGAAGGCGTTATGATCCGCGTCCGCTCCACTGAGGTGCCGCTCCTTAAGCGCGTGACGCAGGGCGTCAAGATCATGAATCTACTCGGTAACGATCATGTCTCTGCGGTTGCGCGTATGATCGCCCACAAGAAGCGGGCACCGAAGCGCGATTCCAACCAGATCGCTCTGAACCTGGAAGTGGTGGGCGCCAAGGACGCTGATGAGGGAGAGCCAATCGATGTCGGCGGAGAAGAAGAGATCGACGAAGATTCTCTCGAAGGCGACAGCGACGAATAA